One window of Komagataeibacter xylinus genomic DNA carries:
- a CDS encoding ImuA family protein, which produces MPASQPRPALEALRAQVSRLEGQGRRRRGVLPFGVPEIDGRLPDGGLALGALHEVAGGGHDALNAAASGLFSAGIAARTRGKVLWIATRQDLYAPALQQVGLSARRTIYVAASSDVDVLACFEEALRHQGLGAVVAEVARLSMTASRRLQLAAETSGALGIAIRRWRRQTDAADFGQPTASVTRWRVSVLPSVPLPVPGVGRSRWLLELIRARAGECADFEVEACDAKGRLAPCRLALPAALADRPAQEAAGNRRARA; this is translated from the coding sequence ATGCCCGCATCTCAACCACGTCCCGCGCTGGAGGCGCTGAGAGCACAGGTCAGCCGCCTCGAAGGCCAGGGCCGGCGCAGGCGGGGCGTGCTGCCCTTCGGGGTGCCCGAGATTGACGGTCGCCTGCCAGACGGCGGACTGGCGCTGGGCGCGCTGCATGAAGTGGCCGGCGGCGGCCATGACGCCCTGAATGCAGCAGCGTCCGGCCTGTTTTCCGCCGGGATCGCAGCCCGGACACGGGGCAAGGTACTGTGGATCGCCACCCGTCAGGACCTGTACGCCCCGGCACTGCAGCAGGTCGGGCTGTCGGCGCGACGGACCATTTATGTCGCAGCCAGTTCGGACGTCGATGTGCTGGCCTGTTTCGAGGAGGCATTGCGCCATCAGGGGCTGGGCGCAGTCGTCGCCGAGGTGGCCCGCCTGTCCATGACCGCGTCACGTCGCCTGCAGCTGGCGGCCGAGACATCCGGCGCACTGGGCATCGCCATACGGCGCTGGCGGCGGCAGACGGATGCGGCGGATTTCGGCCAGCCCACCGCTTCGGTCACCCGGTGGCGGGTATCCGTCCTCCCATCCGTGCCGCTGCCAGTGCCCGGCGTCGGCCGGTCCCGCTGGCTGCTGGAACTGATCCGTGCCCGCGCGGGCGAATGCGCCGATTTTGAAGTGGAGGCCTGTGATGCCAAAGGGAGACTGGCACCGTGTCGTCTCGCTCTACCTGCCGCTCTGGCCGACAGACCGGCTCAGGAAGCGGCTGGGAACCGACGCGCCCGCGCCTGA
- a CDS encoding Y-family DNA polymerase — protein MPKGDWHRVVSLYLPLWPTDRLRKRLGTDAPAPDRPLALVGREGRRRVVLSVDLAARRLGLRPGMPVAKAQALHPDLLIMDADPDGDRAGLERLALWFQHRIAPIVAPDPPDGIVLDTTGADHLHGGEAVMLENMVTRLKKSGMTARAAIADTWGAAHALARYGRGRITLVPPGETAAAIVDLPIEALRLPEDIIDGLHGLGVSRIGPLAGMPRAPLALRFGLDVARRLDQAFGRQAEAIVPVRLQAPVQVSRNFAEPISAAETIARYITKLVPPLCAGLEEREQGVRRLDLLLHRVDSRTEAVRVATAMPVRDVRRLTRLLCDRIETIDPGFGIERMVLTASLAEPILHRQGVSALIEEEEADVSDLIDTLANRVGTQALYRFAPVESDVPERAVCRVPALAPEDGKEWPDHWPRPTRLLPRPEPIQTMAVLPDHPPIFFIWRGIRRRIRCADGPERVFGEWWKGDAELTTVRDYFRVEDTSGETFWVYRTGDGEHGETGSQGWFLHGLFE, from the coding sequence ATGCCAAAGGGAGACTGGCACCGTGTCGTCTCGCTCTACCTGCCGCTCTGGCCGACAGACCGGCTCAGGAAGCGGCTGGGAACCGACGCGCCCGCGCCTGACCGCCCGCTGGCGCTCGTCGGACGGGAAGGGCGGCGACGGGTCGTGCTATCGGTCGATCTCGCCGCCCGCAGGCTGGGCCTGCGTCCCGGCATGCCTGTCGCGAAAGCGCAGGCGCTCCATCCCGATCTGCTCATCATGGATGCCGACCCGGACGGTGACCGGGCAGGGCTGGAGCGGCTAGCGCTGTGGTTCCAGCACCGCATCGCTCCCATCGTGGCCCCCGATCCACCCGACGGCATCGTGCTGGATACGACCGGTGCCGATCACCTGCATGGGGGCGAGGCCGTCATGCTGGAGAACATGGTCACCCGCCTGAAGAAGTCCGGAATGACGGCCCGGGCCGCGATTGCCGATACATGGGGTGCCGCCCATGCGCTGGCGCGCTATGGCCGGGGACGTATCACCCTCGTGCCGCCCGGTGAGACGGCGGCAGCGATTGTCGACCTGCCCATCGAGGCCCTGCGCCTGCCAGAGGATATCATTGATGGCCTCCATGGGCTGGGCGTGTCACGCATCGGCCCGCTGGCCGGTATGCCGCGCGCACCGCTGGCCCTGCGCTTCGGCCTGGATGTCGCCCGCAGGCTGGACCAGGCTTTCGGGCGGCAGGCGGAAGCCATTGTCCCGGTCCGGCTGCAGGCGCCGGTGCAGGTCAGCCGGAACTTTGCCGAACCGATCAGCGCAGCCGAGACCATTGCCCGCTACATCACCAAACTCGTGCCGCCCCTGTGCGCCGGGTTGGAGGAACGCGAGCAGGGCGTGCGCCGCCTCGACCTGCTGCTGCACCGGGTGGACAGCCGAACCGAGGCCGTCCGTGTGGCTACGGCCATGCCGGTGCGGGACGTCAGACGCCTGACCCGTCTGCTCTGTGACAGGATCGAGACCATCGATCCGGGCTTCGGGATCGAGCGCATGGTGCTGACCGCGTCGCTGGCCGAGCCGATCCTGCACCGCCAGGGTGTCTCCGCCCTGATCGAGGAAGAAGAGGCCGACGTCTCCGACCTGATCGACACCCTGGCCAACCGCGTCGGCACACAGGCCCTGTATCGCTTTGCCCCGGTGGAAAGCGACGTGCCGGAACGGGCTGTCTGCCGCGTGCCCGCACTCGCACCCGAGGACGGAAAGGAGTGGCCGGATCACTGGCCACGCCCCACGCGCCTGTTGCCCCGTCCCGAGCCGATCCAGACCATGGCCGTGTTGCCCGACCATCCGCCGATCTTCTTCATCTGGCGTGGCATCCGCCGCCGGATCAGATGCGCTGATGGCCCCGAGCGGGTCTTTGGCGAATGGTGGAAGGGCGATGCCGAACTGACCACCGTGCGGGACTATTTCCGGGTGGAAGATACCAGCGGCGAGACATTCTGGGTTTACCGGACCGGGGATGGCGAACATGGCGAGACCGGTTCGCAGGGCTGGTTCCTGCATGGTCTCTTTGAATGA
- a CDS encoding error-prone DNA polymerase, with amino-acid sequence MSVAYAKLQVTTYFSFLRGASSPIELFEQAKALGIEALGICDRNSLAGMVQAHVAAKETGIRLVVGCRLDLADFLPVLVYPTDRAAYGRLCRLLSLGKARAGKGKCRLLWEDLVTWGEGLLVILIPDTADDACALQLRKLQDAFGDRASMALTLRRRPNDQMRLYELAHLAHQARVPAVVTNDVLFHTHDRRILHDVVTCIRNHTTIDEAGFARERHADRYLKPPAEMVRLFSRYPEAVARTTDIVERCHFSLDDLAYQYPDEVSVPGQTPQQALEALTWEGAAAAYPEGIPPEVRNILNHELALIGRMDYAPYFLTVHSIVRYARSQGILCQGRGSAANSAVCYVLGITAIDPARTSLLFERFVSEERREPPDIDVDFEHARREQVIQWIYGHYGRNHAALTAVVTRYRAKGALRDVGKVMGLPEDLIRTLSGQIWGWGRKLDDDALNETGIDLSDRRIRLTLDLARCLIGMPRHLSQHPGGFVLTHDRLDELVPIEPAAMDGRQIIEWDKDDIDVLKFMKVDVLALGMLTCMKKGLDLLAEHKGQHYTLQTIPAEDPRTYAMIRKADTIGVFQIESRAQMSMLPRLRPRVFYDLVIEVAIVRPGPIQGDMVHPYLRRRAGQEKEIYPTPELEKVLKKTLGIPLFQEQVMQVAMVCAGFSASEADQLRRAMATFKNTGTVSRFRTRLIEGMTARGYPATFAERIFQQLEGFGSYGFPESHAASFAILAYSSSWMKCAHPDVFLAALLNSQPMGFYAPAQLVRDAREHGVEIRPVCVNASRWDSTLEGPERDDGLFAVRLGMNLVKGLANEDVARIVAARGNRPFASVDDLWRRAGVKGAALTRLAEADAFRPGLGLARREALWAIKALRDEPLPLFAAAAVMREAEEPDVLLQPMRDGAEVARDYNRTGLTLRDHPVAFLRPDLVERGIVTCRQALEARGRSSLSVAGLVLVRQRPGSAEGVVFMTLEDETAAINVIIWPDMFERFRRVVLSGQMLGVVGRLQKEGEVMHLVAREIGDLSHLLADVGNRSLQPLSNLDQDRSVENIFVKARNFH; translated from the coding sequence ATGAGCGTGGCATACGCCAAACTGCAGGTGACGACGTATTTCTCGTTCCTGCGCGGCGCATCCTCACCAATTGAACTGTTCGAGCAGGCGAAGGCCCTTGGCATTGAAGCGCTGGGCATCTGCGACCGTAATTCCCTGGCGGGCATGGTGCAGGCCCATGTCGCGGCCAAAGAGACCGGCATCCGCCTGGTCGTGGGCTGCCGTCTCGATCTGGCCGATTTTCTGCCCGTGCTGGTCTATCCGACGGATCGGGCCGCTTATGGCCGGTTGTGTCGGCTGCTGAGCCTTGGCAAGGCCCGGGCCGGAAAGGGGAAATGCCGTCTGCTCTGGGAGGATCTGGTCACATGGGGTGAGGGCCTCCTTGTCATCCTGATCCCGGATACGGCGGATGATGCCTGCGCCCTGCAGCTTCGCAAGCTGCAGGATGCCTTTGGCGACCGGGCCTCCATGGCGCTGACCCTGCGGCGTCGGCCCAATGACCAGATGCGGCTGTATGAACTGGCGCACCTCGCCCATCAGGCGCGGGTGCCAGCGGTCGTGACCAATGACGTGCTGTTCCACACCCACGACCGGCGTATCCTGCACGATGTGGTGACCTGCATCCGCAACCACACCACCATCGACGAGGCCGGGTTTGCCCGTGAGCGCCATGCGGACCGTTACCTCAAGCCGCCTGCAGAAATGGTGCGACTGTTCAGCCGGTATCCCGAGGCGGTGGCCCGGACCACGGATATTGTGGAGCGCTGCCATTTCTCGCTCGATGATCTGGCCTATCAATATCCCGACGAGGTCTCCGTCCCGGGCCAGACGCCGCAGCAGGCGCTCGAAGCCCTGACCTGGGAAGGGGCGGCAGCGGCCTATCCCGAAGGCATTCCGCCCGAGGTCAGGAACATCCTCAACCATGAACTCGCCCTGATCGGGCGCATGGATTATGCACCGTATTTCCTTACCGTCCACAGCATCGTCCGTTACGCCCGCTCGCAGGGCATCCTGTGCCAGGGGCGGGGATCAGCGGCCAATTCCGCTGTCTGCTATGTACTGGGCATTACCGCCATCGATCCGGCACGGACGTCGCTGCTCTTCGAGCGCTTCGTATCCGAAGAGCGCCGCGAGCCGCCCGATATCGACGTGGATTTCGAGCATGCGCGCCGGGAGCAGGTCATCCAGTGGATTTATGGTCATTATGGCCGCAACCACGCAGCCCTTACGGCCGTGGTTACGCGCTATCGTGCGAAGGGCGCGCTGCGCGATGTCGGCAAGGTCATGGGTCTGCCCGAAGACCTGATCCGCACCCTGTCCGGCCAGATCTGGGGTTGGGGGCGCAAGCTGGATGATGACGCGCTGAATGAAACGGGGATCGACCTCTCCGACCGGCGGATCCGGCTGACGCTGGATCTGGCGCGCTGCCTGATCGGCATGCCGCGCCACCTGTCGCAGCATCCCGGCGGGTTTGTCCTGACCCATGACCGGCTGGATGAACTGGTGCCGATCGAACCGGCGGCCATGGACGGTCGCCAGATCATCGAATGGGACAAGGACGATATCGACGTCCTGAAATTCATGAAGGTCGATGTGCTGGCCCTTGGTATGCTGACCTGCATGAAGAAGGGGCTGGACCTTCTGGCCGAACACAAGGGACAGCATTACACGCTGCAGACCATTCCGGCCGAGGATCCGCGGACCTACGCCATGATCCGGAAGGCGGACACGATCGGGGTGTTCCAGATCGAATCCCGCGCCCAGATGTCCATGCTGCCACGTCTCAGGCCCCGGGTGTTCTATGATCTGGTGATCGAGGTGGCCATTGTCCGGCCCGGTCCCATCCAGGGGGACATGGTGCATCCCTATCTGCGCCGGCGGGCCGGGCAGGAAAAGGAGATCTACCCGACGCCGGAACTCGAAAAGGTGCTCAAGAAGACGCTGGGCATTCCGCTGTTCCAGGAACAGGTGATGCAGGTGGCCATGGTGTGTGCCGGGTTTTCGGCGTCCGAGGCCGACCAGTTGCGCCGGGCCATGGCGACGTTCAAGAATACCGGCACGGTCTCGCGTTTCCGCACGCGACTGATCGAAGGCATGACGGCGCGGGGTTATCCCGCGACCTTTGCCGAGCGCATCTTCCAGCAGCTTGAGGGGTTTGGCAGTTACGGCTTTCCCGAAAGCCATGCGGCCTCATTTGCCATCCTTGCCTATTCGTCATCCTGGATGAAATGCGCCCATCCAGATGTGTTTCTGGCCGCCCTCCTGAACAGCCAGCCGATGGGGTTCTACGCCCCGGCCCAGCTTGTGCGCGACGCCCGCGAGCATGGGGTCGAGATCCGGCCGGTCTGCGTCAACGCCTCGCGCTGGGACAGCACGCTCGAAGGCCCGGAGCGGGATGACGGGCTGTTTGCCGTCCGCCTGGGTATGAACCTAGTGAAAGGACTGGCCAACGAGGATGTGGCCCGGATCGTGGCAGCGCGGGGTAACCGGCCCTTTGCCTCGGTCGATGATCTGTGGCGCAGGGCAGGGGTGAAGGGGGCGGCCCTGACCCGTCTGGCCGAGGCGGACGCTTTCCGGCCGGGGCTGGGTCTGGCCCGGCGCGAGGCGCTGTGGGCGATCAAAGCACTACGTGACGAACCCCTGCCGCTGTTTGCCGCAGCCGCCGTCATGCGTGAGGCGGAAGAACCCGACGTGCTGCTCCAGCCCATGCGGGACGGGGCTGAGGTCGCGCGAGATTACAACCGTACCGGCCTAACCCTGCGGGATCATCCCGTGGCGTTCCTGCGCCCAGATCTCGTTGAGCGCGGGATAGTGACGTGTCGGCAGGCCCTGGAGGCCCGGGGCAGAAGCAGCCTGTCGGTGGCCGGACTGGTGCTGGTCCGCCAGCGGCCCGGTTCGGCCGAAGGTGTGGTGTTCATGACGTTGGAAGACGAAACGGCCGCGATCAACGTGATCATCTGGCCTGATATGTTCGAGCGTTTCCGCCGGGTGGTCCTGTCAGGCCAGATGCTGGGGGTTGTCGGGCGGCTGCAGAAGGAAGGGGAGGTGATGCATCTGGTGGCACGCGAGATCGGTGATCTCTCCCACCTGCTGGCCGATGTGGGGAATCGGTCGCTGCAGCCTCTCTCCAACCTTGATCAGGACAGGTCTGTCGAAAATATCTTTGTGAAGGCCCGGAATTTTCATTGA
- a CDS encoding type II toxin-antitoxin system HipA family toxin, translating to MMPDVSFLTVKLHGKPIGTLTHLGDERSIFTFNDAYIGNADRETLGLSFKDQYGELRNDFRPIKVKLMPFFSNLLPEGRLRSYLAEKAGVNETREFFLIQALGRDLPGAVTVEVAEDEARPLFDDLDDQVEVKGSNTHENALRFSLAGVQLKFSAVIDAAGGLTIPASGIGGGWIVKLPSREYHGVPENEFSMMTLARMVGINVPPIGLVDISGIKNLPDGIDQLGDKAFIIERFDRREDGTSIHIEDFAQVYGVYSEDKYKKASNRSIASVIAAESDHNDVAEFIRRLTFNTLIGNGDMHLKNWSLIYPDQRTAKLSPAYDFVSTIPYIPGDQSALNFSRTRRFDQFTKEELLHLAGKAALPRKLVLDTARETVGLFMDRWSSEKAHLPMSRHIVKVIDNHLKTLPIIGEATS from the coding sequence ATGATGCCTGATGTTTCCTTCCTGACCGTCAAACTCCATGGCAAACCGATCGGGACACTCACGCATCTTGGCGATGAACGATCAATCTTTACGTTCAATGACGCCTATATTGGTAACGCAGATAGAGAAACGCTCGGTTTGTCCTTCAAAGACCAGTATGGAGAGTTGCGGAACGACTTCAGGCCGATCAAAGTGAAGCTCATGCCGTTCTTCTCGAACCTGCTTCCTGAAGGTCGTCTCCGCAGCTATCTGGCAGAAAAGGCGGGCGTCAATGAGACGCGTGAGTTCTTCCTGATCCAAGCCCTCGGCCGCGACCTGCCCGGGGCTGTGACGGTCGAGGTCGCTGAAGATGAAGCACGGCCTTTGTTTGATGATCTCGATGATCAAGTCGAGGTTAAGGGCTCAAACACCCATGAAAACGCGCTCCGGTTTTCGCTTGCTGGGGTTCAGTTGAAATTTTCAGCCGTCATCGACGCTGCCGGTGGCCTGACCATTCCAGCAAGTGGGATCGGGGGCGGTTGGATCGTCAAGCTTCCCTCAAGAGAGTATCATGGCGTCCCTGAAAACGAATTCTCGATGATGACGCTTGCTCGCATGGTTGGCATCAATGTCCCACCTATCGGCTTGGTAGATATTAGCGGTATCAAAAACTTGCCGGACGGCATCGACCAGCTTGGAGACAAGGCTTTTATCATCGAGCGCTTTGATCGTCGCGAAGATGGCACATCCATCCATATCGAGGACTTTGCTCAGGTCTATGGGGTCTATTCCGAAGATAAGTACAAAAAAGCAAGCAACCGCAGCATCGCGTCGGTGATCGCGGCTGAGTCCGATCATAACGATGTTGCCGAGTTCATCCGTCGCCTGACTTTCAATACCCTCATCGGCAACGGGGATATGCATCTGAAAAATTGGTCACTCATCTACCCCGACCAGCGGACCGCCAAGCTCTCTCCTGCCTATGACTTCGTATCGACGATTCCCTACATTCCGGGCGATCAGTCGGCCTTGAATTTCAGTCGTACGCGACGGTTTGATCAATTCACGAAAGAGGAACTTCTTCACCTCGCCGGCAAGGCCGCGCTGCCGAGAAAGCTGGTCCTCGACACGGCACGTGAAACTGTCGGTCTCTTCATGGATCGATGGTCATCCGAGAAGGCGCATCTTCCGATGTCCCGTCATATAGTCAAGGTCATCGACAACCATCTAAAGACTCTGCCTATCATAGGCGAGGCGACCAGCTAA
- a CDS encoding helix-turn-helix domain-containing protein: MSCDITGIAERLQAARKTKGLSQRELSELAGVPQAQISRIEAGTVDLRLSSLAALAHALDLELALVPRKAVAVVRSLSRDAISSNRKDVVAIQKEMQRISETMRGIQMSMPDLEGLQRLQKSISDLHRFRVSMLDLEEMKKLRHIIEQIGRPGKEMVSLNESLKIMRTIRNKASHDPLPDSGDTLSRPAYSLDEEDDDA, translated from the coding sequence ATGAGCTGCGACATAACAGGCATAGCAGAGCGATTGCAAGCGGCGCGCAAAACCAAGGGGTTAAGCCAACGCGAGTTGAGCGAGTTGGCTGGGGTGCCTCAAGCGCAGATTTCCCGGATCGAAGCAGGAACTGTCGACCTACGCCTCTCAAGCTTGGCCGCGCTCGCTCATGCCCTTGATCTGGAGCTTGCTCTTGTTCCACGCAAGGCTGTGGCCGTCGTGCGTTCCCTAAGCCGCGATGCGATCAGCTCCAACCGCAAAGACGTCGTTGCAATCCAAAAGGAGATGCAGCGAATCAGTGAGACAATGCGCGGCATCCAAATGAGCATGCCAGACCTCGAAGGACTTCAGCGACTTCAGAAGTCTATCTCCGACTTGCACCGGTTCCGAGTATCGATGCTCGACCTCGAGGAAATGAAAAAACTGCGTCACATAATTGAGCAGATCGGTCGTCCAGGAAAAGAGATGGTCTCACTCAATGAAAGCCTCAAAATAATGCGAACGATCCGCAACAAGGCTTCACATGATCCGCTACCCGATAGCGGAGATACCCTATCACGTCCGGCCTACTCTCTTGATGAGGAGGACGATGATGCCTGA
- a CDS encoding DUF6880 family protein, translating to MVRTPSTKPATRKSAASAKVGTTVTKDNLKALGADRLADLLVELSEQDAVLTRKLRMALTATHAKDKLGKEIEKRLRTIQRSRGFLPWDRIKPLTTELDALRQSILNDVATTDVGQAISAMRLLVELAPSVYERSDDSSGYLSDVFREAASDLGSLWGRQAGRDPAVTVRDMLTLLDNDGYGTCDRLLVSCGEALGKPGAAILRSTLLARLHDLPASNAKGDYRTDFARMQTLGHLKDLADAIGDVDAYIEAVNLSERQSSSIGDVARRLLDKERAREALEWLDRETEETPRFRWENDDLRIEACETVGDRDTAQSLRWKIFQERLSLPHWQAYQRHLSDYDAIDAEEQALNHIRNFPVRGVALSTLLKWPALDAAARLVREHTAELDGRDYGTLRPAADRLSESYPNEATLLYRLLVEAVLNKALSRYYSYAAKDLASCRLLAQMLTATNGMETHEAFMTRLKAQHKRKLGFWSLIGE from the coding sequence ATGGTCCGCACTCCTTCTACAAAACCTGCCACCCGCAAATCCGCCGCATCCGCGAAAGTTGGCACGACCGTCACGAAAGACAATCTGAAAGCCCTTGGTGCGGATCGGCTTGCAGACCTTCTGGTCGAACTGTCGGAACAGGATGCCGTGCTCACCCGGAAGCTGCGCATGGCGCTGACAGCCACTCATGCGAAAGACAAACTCGGCAAGGAGATCGAAAAGAGGCTGCGAACGATCCAGCGTTCCCGTGGATTCCTGCCCTGGGACCGGATCAAACCCCTTACGACCGAGCTCGATGCCTTACGGCAATCCATTCTCAACGATGTTGCAACGACGGATGTCGGGCAGGCCATTTCCGCCATGCGTCTTCTCGTGGAACTTGCTCCTTCCGTCTATGAGCGCTCTGATGACAGTTCCGGTTACCTGTCAGATGTGTTTCGCGAAGCGGCCTCCGATCTTGGCTCCCTCTGGGGACGACAGGCTGGTCGGGATCCGGCTGTCACTGTCAGGGATATGCTCACACTTCTCGATAACGACGGGTATGGCACCTGTGACCGCCTGCTTGTCTCGTGCGGTGAAGCACTGGGGAAGCCGGGCGCGGCCATACTCAGAAGCACGCTGCTTGCACGACTGCACGACCTTCCCGCCTCAAATGCGAAGGGAGACTATCGTACCGACTTTGCGCGCATGCAGACCCTCGGTCATCTGAAGGATCTGGCCGATGCAATAGGTGACGTCGATGCCTATATCGAAGCAGTCAACCTGAGTGAACGTCAGTCCTCTTCTATCGGCGATGTTGCACGTCGCCTGCTGGACAAGGAGCGTGCCCGTGAGGCGCTCGAATGGCTCGACCGGGAGACTGAGGAGACGCCCCGGTTCCGCTGGGAAAATGACGATCTTCGGATCGAAGCGTGCGAAACCGTGGGCGATCGCGACACAGCCCAGTCCCTGCGATGGAAAATCTTTCAGGAACGCCTTAGCCTGCCGCACTGGCAAGCATATCAACGCCATCTCAGCGATTACGACGCGATTGATGCTGAAGAACAGGCACTCAATCACATCCGTAATTTCCCGGTCAGGGGCGTAGCCCTTTCCACTCTTCTTAAATGGCCAGCGCTCGACGCTGCTGCCCGTCTCGTGCGGGAGCATACGGCAGAACTGGACGGGCGTGATTACGGAACACTACGTCCGGCTGCGGATCGTCTGTCTGAATCGTATCCCAATGAGGCGACCCTTCTTTACCGCCTGCTGGTCGAGGCCGTGCTGAATAAGGCGCTTTCCCGCTATTATTCCTATGCGGCGAAGGATCTCGCCTCCTGTCGGCTGCTTGCACAAATGCTGACAGCGACAAACGGCATGGAAACCCATGAAGCCTTTATGACCCGCTTGAAAGCGCAGCATAAGCGCAAGCTGGGTTTCTGGTCGCTGATCGGTGAATAA
- a CDS encoding IS481 family transposase, which produces MLQIHPQARTTPAVRADIARSSESTSVLARRYGISAETVRKWRRRGSDACQDRSSRPRKLAWKASEEERAIVCHLRRSTGFGLDDLTFVVRHFLPHLNRDNIWRILKDAGLNRLPPAPKTRPVRGQGTFRDYDPGYVHIDVKHLPKLQTADGERRKRFLYVAIDRCSRSVHLAVYDAENADNSVDFLKAVKTAFPFRITHILTDRGSCFTADAFEKACHDMGIDRRRTKAYSPQTNGMVERFNGRVATEVLPVCVSSHKDLEILLRGFCFAYNHRRQRVLGGITPTQCITSWLEKHPAFRNPDHIKPADRDIMKQVDEILDYANDVSQPDS; this is translated from the coding sequence ATGCTTCAGATCCATCCACAGGCACGCACGACACCGGCCGTCCGGGCTGACATAGCCCGCTCATCGGAATCGACATCCGTGCTCGCCAGACGCTACGGGATCAGCGCGGAAACTGTCCGCAAGTGGCGCAGGCGTGGTTCAGACGCCTGCCAGGACCGCAGCAGCCGTCCCCGGAAACTGGCCTGGAAAGCCTCGGAGGAAGAGCGCGCCATTGTCTGTCACCTTCGGCGTTCTACCGGTTTTGGCCTGGATGACCTGACCTTTGTCGTGCGGCATTTCCTGCCACATCTGAACCGGGACAACATCTGGCGTATTCTGAAAGATGCCGGATTGAACAGGCTGCCTCCTGCTCCAAAGACCAGACCAGTTCGGGGACAGGGAACATTCCGGGATTACGATCCCGGTTATGTCCATATTGATGTGAAACATCTGCCCAAATTGCAGACGGCAGATGGAGAACGGCGGAAACGTTTTCTATATGTCGCCATTGATAGATGCTCCCGTTCGGTACATCTGGCCGTCTATGACGCGGAAAATGCCGATAATTCCGTCGATTTCCTCAAAGCTGTCAAAACCGCCTTTCCTTTCCGGATCACCCATATTCTGACCGATCGTGGTTCCTGTTTTACGGCGGATGCCTTCGAAAAAGCCTGTCATGACATGGGAATCGACCGACGCCGGACCAAAGCTTACTCCCCTCAGACCAATGGAATGGTCGAACGCTTCAATGGCCGTGTCGCCACAGAGGTGTTGCCGGTCTGTGTCTCAAGCCATAAGGATCTGGAAATTCTGCTCAGAGGCTTCTGTTTCGCTTACAATCATCGCCGGCAGCGTGTTCTGGGCGGCATAACTCCCACCCAATGCATCACGTCGTGGCTTGAAAAACATCCCGCGTTCCGTAATCCTGATCACATCAAACCGGCTGATCGTGACATCATGAAACAGGTCGATGAAATCCTTGATTACGCCAATGACGTTTCACAACCTGACAGCTAG
- a CDS encoding IS481 family transposase — protein MLQIHPQARTTPAVRADIARSSESTSVLARRYGISAETVRKWRRRGSDACQDRSSRPRKLAWKASEEERAIVCHLRRSTGFGLDDLTFVVRHFLPHLNRDNIWRILKDAGLNRLPPAPKTRPVRGQGTFRDYDPGYVHIDVKHLPKLQTADGERRKRFLYVAIDRCSRSVHLAVYDAENADNSVDFLKAVKTAFPFRITHILTDRGSCFTADAFEKACHDMGIDRRRTKAYSPQTNGMVERFNGRVATEVLPVCVSSHKDLEILLRGFCFAYNHRRQRVLGGITPTQCITSWLEKHPAFRNPDHIKPADRDIMKQVDEILDYANDVSQPDT, from the coding sequence ATGCTTCAGATCCATCCACAGGCACGCACGACACCGGCCGTCCGGGCTGACATAGCCCGCTCATCGGAATCGACATCCGTGCTCGCCAGACGCTACGGGATCAGCGCGGAAACTGTCCGCAAGTGGCGCAGGCGTGGTTCAGACGCCTGCCAGGACCGCAGCAGCCGTCCCCGGAAACTGGCCTGGAAAGCCTCGGAGGAAGAGCGCGCCATTGTCTGTCACCTTCGGCGTTCTACCGGTTTTGGCCTGGATGACCTGACCTTTGTCGTGCGGCATTTCCTGCCACATCTGAACCGGGACAACATCTGGCGTATTCTGAAAGATGCCGGATTGAACAGGCTGCCTCCTGCTCCAAAGACCAGACCAGTTCGGGGACAGGGAACATTCCGGGATTACGATCCCGGTTATGTCCATATTGATGTGAAACATCTGCCCAAATTGCAGACGGCAGATGGAGAACGGCGGAAACGTTTTCTATATGTCGCCATTGATAGATGCTCCCGTTCGGTACATCTGGCCGTCTATGACGCGGAAAATGCCGATAATTCCGTCGATTTCCTCAAAGCTGTCAAAACCGCCTTTCCTTTCCGGATCACCCATATTCTGACCGATCGTGGTTCCTGTTTTACGGCGGATGCCTTCGAAAAAGCCTGTCATGACATGGGAATCGACCGACGCCGGACCAAAGCTTACTCCCCTCAGACCAATGGAATGGTCGAACGCTTCAATGGCCGTGTCGCCACAGAGGTGTTGCCGGTCTGTGTCTCAAGCCATAAGGATCTGGAAATTCTGCTCAGAGGCTTCTGTTTCGCTTACAATCATCGCCGGCAGCGTGTTCTGGGCGGCATAACTCCCACCCAATGCATCACGTCGTGGCTTGAAAAACATCCCGCGTTCCGTAATCCTGATCACATCAAACCGGCTGATCGTGACATCATGAAACAGGTCGATGAAATCCTTGATTACGCCAATGACGTTTCACAACCTGACACCTAG